In the genome of Arabidopsis thaliana chromosome 4, partial sequence, the window GTTTGGTTTCATGTTGAATCGATCAAGATGTGTTTTTAACTGTACATGAATTATGCAGAAACATCTGTCCTGGTTCTCAGACATCGAAACTCTGTTCCTAATAAAAGCCGAAGTCCCTGTTTTTATTGTGGTACTAGATTttaatcacaatttttttttaaagttagtatatataaaaatttgcaaattgtatctatctattaaatatttttattttatagtttacaattgttattaagtaacgtcctgccaaacccgtaccgccaacccgtcccgtaaaaaaatttatttattttattaatgttgattttatttatgatatgtttatgaatcattgtttaaatattttgtaattttgtagtaattaattgctatcaaatatctctatGGTTTGCGgcttataatcgaattgttataatcatgaaaaaaagcaatatcaaaaatgataattttgtagtgtttaaatcatattaattattttagaagTTTTACTTTAGTAACTAATCGTATAGTTAATGCggagagattttgggaaggTAGTTAAAtgcaaatatttaattcgaagatttactttctaattatcaaaaataattattaaatatcagTGGCAGCCActgtaaataagtcccaacttgaagatttatttcacagaatggctgcaaaaatatatatgtagattcTCAAACAACAATGCTTTGAAGACGCCGTTGTCCAAGACTTCTTGCGACAACGATActtcttttactttgtttcATAATGATTTCAAGTAACCAAAAGTGCCTAGTACTACTAGTGTTGTTTGTTAGTAGTTCTTTGTCTGCTCCTCTAGCAACatcatttctcatttttcttctctcttttgacAAGGCCAAATGTCTCATAACTCAAGAGCCTCTGGAAACACTTGTAAATTGAAGAAACTTCTTAAAGTCTATAAGAATGTTACTGAAACCAATATTTGAAAAGACAACAACCGTTTTCCAGTGTAAAGGAGAATTGCTTCTAATGGAAGCACAATATAACCTAATCTATCTAGATTTATATGCATATATCTAGATTTAATGAAGACGCTTTTGGTCATAAGATCTAAATGTAAAAGCAGACAAGACTGATAGTATtgtgttcttcatttttaatgtGAGATTTTGTAGAAACGAAAGGCATAACACGTTTGAAATAGCTGGatcatatcaaattaaaattgcaagattcttatataaataatacatCAACGAAATCAACTTATAATGGAAATGAACTTGTAGAAGAAATGGTACAAGATATCTAAAAGAAACCCCCACTCCCTAGACATTTTGGGCTTTAAGGGTATACCTTCACCCCACTCGCTTGACATCTATCCAAAGGCGCATTCAATAGAGCAAAAGTACTTATCTGAGGTTCCAACTATCTTCAAGATGATAGGAAAAATGCAATGCATCTTACACCCGCTGCAAAATGGACGCGATATACTATTATTGAGTACCACCTTAGATAATTCGCTAAGATCTATCGTGCTTCCTGGCATGAGCCATGAAAAGTCTCCGAGCACACACTTTATATGCAAACTAGCCCGGTAATCTTTACATGTGTAGAACCATGTCTCTGGAttggtttctttttcacaaATGTCACACCAGTATTTACCACTAGCCTCTTTGTCAAAGCATAGTGAGAGAGGATGATCGTCAACTCTATGCTTTACCACTTGTGGAAAAGTGGCGCATTTGAAGCATATGGCAAATCTGCAATCGTCTTCAATGCACCTTAGCACAGAATAAGAACTCTTATTGCAGCCATTGCAACTACTCTTAGTCTCTTCATCTAGTAAAGTGTAATATAAGGGATGATCGGGATGACTTGGATGGACAAACGGCTCAGAGATTGAACCGCACCCAACATCGAATGTAATGCCCGAATACTGGTAACTGAAACCATTGGAAAATCTATTACAAGCTTGACACTGAAAGAAATCATACTCGTATGAAACTAGAGTAAGACGTTCATTGTGTAGCACATGCCATCTCTTTCTAGGAAATCCAGCGCAGTTTTGGTGGAGAATGAAGTCACAATCCATACAGCCGTAGAAAGATTGGAGACATATGGGATGAGTGCATGCTCTGCACCGCTTCTTGTCGTCACAAAGAACACCATTAACGTGGAGTCTTAGGTAATGTTTTTTGTGGCTGAAATGTTGTATTGTGTTGTTGTCTATTACCACAAATGGTTTGatatcttctgtttcttcaggTACTCCTTCGAGTTCTTTCCCGTTCCACACATCTTTGTTGGTAGCACATTTTGAATGAACGACGTAGCCGGAGCACCTCTGACAAGAAAAACCTCCACAAGTCCAATCCACCTTCCGGTGACAAACTTCACACACAGAATTCACAACACCAAGAACAGAAGTTCGCGAAACACGGTGATCATGCCGATTAATGTTTATGAGGCGTGGAAGGGAAAGACAGTCTTGATGGATCATGAAACCACATTGAAAACACACGTAAGGGCTTCGATCTCCCTTCAGCCCGCAAGCATTACATGTAAAAGAATCAAGTCTTGGGAGAAGGGTGAGTTGGTGATCATGAGCTTTCAAATTCAGAAGAGATTGTTGTGGTGGATGTAGAACACAACGCATATCCAAGGTGAAGTTGCAAGAAGaacaatgataaaaatatctaTCATCAATCTTTCTTGCGCAAAGACGACATGCTCCATCAGAATAGTCCGGTCGTTGACCTGTGTGGAGCTTAAGAGGGTGCGAGGGGTGGTAAGAGTGGTTTACCTCTAAAGGGTGATATACCTCTGACGGATGCCATACGCAATCCACATGGAAGGTTAAATCACACTCTTGACATTTGTAAGCAAATTCATTACCACTAATCTTTCCACATTTAGCATCACAATCGAACGCCGCGATCCGCTCCTTGAGAAGGGTGAGCTTGTGGTGATGCCTCTCGGAATTTTCAATAAACTCTGGCGGTGGGTACATGGCACAGTGTAGATCCACGATAAAGCCACAGATCTCACAATAATAGGATAGGTAATTGGTGCGCCTTCCACATAAATCACAGTGAAAACGTAAGTTACTACAAAGCTCAAGAGTGTGATTGGGGTGAGATGGATGCTCGATATATTCGGAGACACCGTCACCACATGTCTTGTGGACGAAAAAATCACATCTTTTGCAATAGTAGCCATCGCTGATAGCTTCAAAGTGACCACAACAATCACCTTTCCTCAGGTCATTCCAAGGCATCATTTGATGGTTATGGATCAACGGTAGTGACACCACTCCCTTAGAATCCATGGTCGTATACTACGAGATTTGGAAGAATAAGAGGTTGGATCTGAAATCGCAAAGCTATGCTCCTTTCacgtttctttctctctcaaaactcaaaagtcttCTCTCGATAATCTCAACGATGCTCTTGTAATATTAATCATtatattaaacttttgaaTTGTTTGGTCTTTCATTAACAATGAATATAGTTTTATGATAGTGACAATATAACTAATCATCATTAACCACTTGTAATAAATAgtcaatttttaattctttagaTGTATACCAATCGGCATGATCCATTTATGAGCTTCATCTCCCCCattattttttcaacttcACTTTTGATGTACGTTAAATTTTGGAATTAATATTGATAGAAAATCTCAATAAGAAAACTCCCACTCGTTTTCTTATACCAAGGCATTCATGTACCTTCTGAGATATCGGTTtagttttggttatgtttCGGTTTGAGAAATTTCATTTCGGTTAGAGTCAGTTCAATTcggtttgtttatttaaacaggtccttcatttttttttgtatggatGATATTGGTTGGAAGATGTTAGTCTTAGCGATATCTCCTCCTTCAACGACTCTCATAAGAccattaaaacaaaatgggCAAAACCGGTCACCGGTTTGAAAAATCGTCTGCTTGAGCCAGAGGAGGCAGAGCAAAACTGGCACCGGAAAATCATGGATCGTCCCAGTAAACCTCTCGCTTTTTGGTTCAGGCTTCTTCGTGGGTCCTCTTCTCGATGGTCTCCACTGACTCACGTGTTGATCTCGTTGTTTACCAAAACGGAGCTTTTCAAATCGGTCCTCTTCATACAAACATCTGGGTAAGATTAAAATCCACAACTTTAAGAATCCTTCATAAAAACATTCTGTTTTTGATCTTGTAAGGTGTGTTTTTTCAGGTCCCGTTCTTGCTTGGCTTATTTTACTGTACAGTATGTTTACTACAACTCCTCTTGGATGATAGAACCTCTATAAAGCCTCCACGTTGCAACCTGTGACAAAACCATAATTTCGCTCTTGTGAGTATGTATTGTTGTGTAGAAGTATAACTATTTTGGGGACAGTGGAAGTGAAACTCTATATGGTTTGGTGAATGAAACAGAGCACTGGTGTTGTTCTTAGAGCTAAGTTCTGAAATCTACAAAGCTGGAGTTTCAGACAACATAGAAGCTTACATTCTATTTGCCTTAGCAGAATTTATTTGGTTCTCTTTGGATAAACTTGGATTGGCTTCACCATTGCCACTCTCCTTGGTGTCGCCTGTCCTTTAGCCGAAATCTTCATAATGCAGTAAGTAAACTGCGCGCTTCAACAAccatctctttgttttttatcaGAAGTCAGTCTAAAGATTGTCATAACCTGGCTTAACAGATTCTTCCATCTGTGGTACTATATATCCAGAAGCAAACATAGAGATCTTTGGCCAGGTAATAAGTGTTTATACAGacatattcaaacaaaaacatacacatgaatactctgtttctttttgttttgttttctggtgAAGGGATTGGTTACGTGGACGACAACGTGCTACTTCGTCTACACACAGAACTTGCTACAATGGCGTCTTCAAAGCATTGTAGTTTCTGAATACCAGATGATCTGAAAGAAACAGTCATGTGTATGCTTTGAAGACGCCATTGCCCAAGACTTCTTGCAACAAGGGTTTACTTTATTACTAATGATCTGAAACAGAATGCACATTGACATTATGCTTAGGGAATCTTCTTGAATGTCTATCATGGTTATAGTTTGCTCTTCAAAAAATGTCAATCTTAGTACTGGTGGGAATGATGATGACACAACATTCTTGAGTTAAGAAGTTCTCTTTGATCAGTTGGGTGAATTTCTATGGCATCCCATCTGAAACATTAGCGTTCAATGGTACCTCCATAACCAGTAGCATGGCAGAATGTTCTATACAACGGCGTAAGTAAGATCCTTCATTCCAAAGACAAGGCATAACACGTTTGAAACAGCTGatcatatcaaattaaaattccaAGATTCTTAGATAACTAATACATGCCATAAGTACCATTAAATCAACTTCTTAGAATGGAAATGAATTTGTAAAAGAAATGGTACAagaaatctaaaagaaaagcCTACTCGCTAAACATCCGAGGGTCCAAGTATCTTCAAGATGATAGGAAAAATGCAACGCAACTCACACCAGATGCAAAATGGACGAGATAAACTATTATTGAGCACCACCTCATATGATATATGTTACAACACACACATTGTATATGGAGTTTGGTGCCAGAAAATTCTTAGATATTTAATACATTAAGGAAATCAACTTATAAAGGAAATGAACtcgtaagaaagaaaaaaaataacattacaaGAAAAACCTCGACTCGCTAAACATCTTGCTTCATTTTGGGCTTTAACGGTCTGTATATCTACACTCTGCACATTCAAGAGAGCAGGAGTATTCATTCGTGGCTCCAAGTGTCTTCAAGATGATAGGAAAAATACAATGCATCTTACACCAGCTGCAAAATGGACGAGATATACTATTATTGAGCACCACCTCATATGAAGTGCCCTCAATTTTTATTGTGCTTCTTCGCATGAGACTTGAAAGGTCTCCAAGCACACACTTTGTATGCAAACTAGCCTGATGATCTTTACACGTATAGAACCATGTATgtggatttgtttctttttcacaaaTGTCACACCAATATTTACCACTTGCCTTTTCGCCATAGCATAGTGAGAGAGGATGATCATGAACTCTATGCTTTACCATTTGTGGTAAAGTGGCGCATCCAAAGCATAATAAAAATCCACAATTATCTTCAATGCAACTAAGCACAAAGTCCTGCTCCATGTTGCAACCAGTGCACCATTGTACTTCGTCTGATGGAAAGTAATATAAGGGATGATTAGGATGACTTGGATGGATATGTGGCTCAGAAATTGAAATGCACCGAACATCGAATGCCTTATTCCCATGCTGGTACTTGAAACCATTGGACAATCTATCACAAGCATAACACCTAAAGCCTTCATCCTTGTTTGTAACCAACGTAAGACGTTCATTGTGTAGCACATGCCATTTCATTCTAAGAAATCCAGCGCAGTTTTGGTGGAGAATGAAGTTACAATCCATACAGCCGTAGAAAGACTGGAGACAGATGGGATGGGTGCATGCCTTGCACCGCTTGTTGTCATCACATAGAACACCATTAACGTTGAGTCTTAGGTAATGCTCTTTGTGACTAAAATGTTGTATTGTGTTTTCATCTATCACCACATATGGCTCTatatcttctgtttcttcggGTAATCCTTCAAGTTCTTTCCCATTCCACACATCTTTTCTAGTAGCACATTTTGAATGAACAACATAGCCATGACACCTCTGACAAGAAAAACCTCCATAAGACCAGTCCACCTTTTTGCGACAAACTCCACATACAGAATTCACAACACCAAGAACAGAAGTTCGAGAAACACGGTGATCATGCCGGTTAATGTTGATGAGGCGTGGAAGGCCAAGACAGTCTTGATGGATCATGAAACCACATTGAAAACATACGTAAGGGCTACGATCTCCCTTCAGCCCGCAAGCATTGCATGTAAAAGAATCGAGTTTTGGGAGAAGGGTGAGTTGGTGATCATGAGCTTTCAAATTCAGAAGAGATTGTTGTGGTGGGCGCAAAACACAAACCTTGTCCAAGGTAAAGTTACACGGAGaacaatggaaaaaaaatgtttcatcaATCTTTCTTGCGCAAAGACGACATTTCCCATCAGAATAATCCGGTAACTGACCCTTTGCGTAGAGTTTAAGAGGGTGTAAAGAGTGGTAAGAATGGTTTACCTCTAAACGGAGTTCTAGTTCGGGCGGATACCATACGCAATCCACATGAAAGGATAAATCACATTCATGACAATTGTAAGGAAACTCATTACCAATAATCTTGCAACATTTAGCACATATACATTGCTTGATCCACTTCTTGAGAAGGGTAAGCCTGTGGTGATGCGTCTTGGAAATGTCAATAACCTCTGGTGGTGGATACTTTGAGCAGTATAAATCCATGTCGAAGTCACATAGATCACAACGATAGAATATTGGGCACATCCTTCCACACAAATTGCAGAAATTAGTAGGTCTTTCAGGTCTTAGCAGCTGAAGAGTGTGCTTGGGGTGAGATGGATGCTTGATATATTCGGAGGGCTCGTCAGCACAATTTTTTCGGACGAAAAAATCGCAGGTTTTGCAGTAGTATCCATCACTGATAGCTTCAAAGCGTCCACAGCAACCACAGCAAGGACCTCTTTTCAGATTTTTCCAAGGCATCATAAGATGCTCGTGGATCAACGGCATTAACACTCCCTTAGAATCCATGGTCGTTTACtaagagattttgaagaagaagaagttggatATGAAATCTCAAAGCTAAGTTTCTTTCacgtttctctctctctctcaaaagtcttctctctttaatttCAACGATGCTcttatgaaaaagaagattggaTCTGAAATCTCAAAGCTAAGctcctttctctctcaaaagtCTTCTCTGCGTTAATCTCAAATCCTCAACGATGCccttacaaaattatttttttattagacttttggttttattgGTCTTtcattaacaataaaaaataattaggcCCAAAACCCGCACCGTGCCGGTTTTTTCATGCATTTTGTTagttataataattaataatttacaTCAActgaattaattttataaacaatcgttttggtgtttttttctatgattATCATTTTGATGTATCTTCTAACTCTCAAGTAAATGATTCATTCTatttattatgtttatttatttatttttagttacaatgtttaatatttatttacaattacTTAACTtagatatacaaaaaaataaattattatctttaaagtattttaagggttttgtgcaaaaaccACTATACCTCATCCATTTTTGCAACTTCAACCTCTACCTCCATCAAATACAGATTAATCattaacaatataaaataatatgcatTATAACCctcttttgcctttttttttgttaccaacaattttgtaaaatatcgataataatatgttaaattaaaactttCGCGAAGAAGAATTTAACTTTaccttcaaaattttaaaaatctaatgtATATAACCGTAAAAacgtttacaatatatatatatatataaagatcatattttgtattattttagacttcataaAAATAATCTGCATTTATTGGAGGTAGAAAATAAAGTTGCAAAATGGATGAGTTAGCACAAAACCTTATTTAAAAGTAAACGgaaaaatagttttacaaTATCAAtcattagtattattttattaaaatgaaCCACTAGTTTAAAATAgtcaatttttaattctttagtCGTATCAATTAGcactatttatataaaaaatgaaaatgaaagaaatctAAAAACATTGGATTCGGATCCATTTTTAAACtctgaactatttttttatgagCTGGATatctcaattattttttaattcactAGATCTTGGAATTAATATTCATATTAACGTTTGAAACAGCTAGATCGTCAAAGTCAAAATTGCAACATTCATAGATAAATAATACATGAAGGAAATCAACTTATTATAATGGAAATGAACATGTAAAAGAAATGGTACAagaaatctaaaagaaaagcCCACTCTCTGGACATCTTGATTCATATGCATTACATAGCGCAATAACCAGTAGTTGGCATTATGTTCAATACAACGGCGTAAGTAAAGATCCTTCATTCCAAAGACAAGGCATAATTGTTTGAAACAGCTGatcatatcaaattaaaattgcaAGTTTCTTAGatctaatttcttttttttttcttttcaaaagaaaGACACAAATCTTGGCTTGCCTTAAAACGTGTGTACATGTtgataaaacattttcatttcgGTCTCTAGATTCTGCGAATAATAATGAATGGAGTCTGTGTTTGGTTTCATGTTGAATCAATCAAGATGTGTTTTTAACTGTAAATGAATTATGCAGAAAACATCTGTCCTGGTTCTCAGACATCGGAACTCTGTTCCTAATAAAAACTGAAGTCCCTGTTTTTATGTTAGTAATCTGAAACAACAATTGTTTGAAGACGCCATTGCCAAGATTTCTTGCAACAATGGTTTACTTTCTTACTATTTCTAATGATCCTGAAACAGACTATACAATACGTTGAGAAAGAAGCGAAAAGCTGACAATCATGATAATGCAAGACTGATAGTATTGTGTTGTTCATTTTCAAGGTGAAATTTTGTAGAAAACGAATGTCAGAAAGCATTTGAAACAGCAAGATCGTATCAAACTAAAATTGCAAGATTCTTAGATAAATAATACATTAAGGAAATCAACTTATAATGGAAATGAACTTGTGAAAGAAATGGTTACAGGAAATCTTTAAGGAAACCCCACTCGCTAGACATCTTAATTCACACTCATTGCATTAGCGCAATAAGGAGAGCAACAGTATTTTTGTGAGGCTCCAAGTCTCTTCAAGATGATAGGAAAAATGCAACGCAACTCACAACAGCTGCAAAATGGACGAGATACACTATTATTGAGCACAACCTTATATGATCTGCTCCAACGCCTTAATGTGCTTTTTGGCATGAGCCCTAAAAATTTTCCGAGCACACACATTGTATGTAAACTAGCTCGGTGGTCTTTACACGTGTAGTAACTAAAGTAAGACGCTCATTGTGTAGCACATGCCATTTCATTCTAAGAAATCCAGCGCAATTTTTGTGGAGAATAAAGTCACAATCCATACAACCATAGAAGGACTGGAGACAGATGGGATGGGTGCATGGCCTACACCGCTTGTTGTCGTCACAAAGAAGACCATTATCGTGGAGCCTTAGGTAATGCTCTTTGTGGCTGAAATGCTGTATTGTATTGTCATCTATTACCACATATGGCTCTATATCTTCTATTTCTTCAGGTACTCCTTCGAGTTCTTCTCCGTTCCATACATCTTCTCTGGTAGCACATTTCGAATGAGCGACATAATCGGGGCACCTCTGACAAGAAAAACCTCCACAAGTCCAGTCCACCTTCTGACGACATACTCCACATACAGAGTTCACGACACCAAGAACAGAAGTGCGAACAACACGGTGATCATGCCGATTGATGTTTATGAGGCGTGGAGGGCCAAGACAATCTTGATGGATCATGAAACCACATTGAAAACATATGTAAGGGCTTCGATCTCCCTTCAGCCCGCAAGCATTACATGTAAAAGAATCGAGTCTTGGGAGAAGAGTGAGTTGGTGATCATGAGCTTTCAAGTTCAGAAGAGACGGTTGTGGTGGGCgtaaaacacaacacaaacccAAGGTGAAGTtacaagaagaacaatgatAAAACAACCTATCATCAATCTTACTTCCACAAAGACGACATTTTCCATCAGAATAATCCGGAAATCTAGCAGTTAAGAGCTTAAGAGGGTGTAAGGCATGGTAAGGATGGTTTACCTCCAAAGGGTGTTTTAACTCCGTTGGGTGCCATACACAATCCACATGGAAATGTAATTCACATTCCTCCCACATTTATCGTCACAATCGAACTCGATCCGCTCCTTAACGATGGTGAGCTTGTGGGGATGCGTCTCGGACATGTCAATAACCTCTGGCGGTGGGTACATGGCACAATATAAATCCACGTCAAATCCACATGTCTCACAATGATAGCCTAGACCTTTGATTTCCCTTTTACATAAATCACAGTCACGACCTGGTTTAGTTAGAAGCCGAAGAGAGTGAATGGGGTGCAATGGGTGTACGATAGAGTCACAAGCATGGTCGACACATTTCAGGCGTCCAGAGCAATCACCTTTCTTCAGATCATGGATCAACGGTAGTGACACTCCCTCAGAAGCCATGGTCGTATACTACAAGatatttggaagaagaagaagaagaagaagaaggttagATCTGAAATCGCAAAGCTATGGTTCTTTcgtgtttctttctctctcaaaagtcaaaagtctTCTCTTGTTAATCTCAACAATGCTTAATAACATTAATCATTATATTAGACTTTTGAATTGCTTGGTATACTCTTCATtatcaataaatataatttttatgggTATGATACTTACTGTCATACTGACAATATAACTTAATCATTAATAACTTGTAAGAATATAgtcaatttttaattctttaggTGTACATCATTTATGAGCTTGATCTCCCCCAttagtttttcaatttcacttttgatgttctttaaattttggaaTTAATATTGATAGAAAACCTCCATAAGATATacttcctttgttttcttttactataagaagttttaaaagtttttgttcgttttaaattatttgatttttttcaatttcaatttatatttgtttaataattataacTATTCAAATTATGTCCTTCTTGTTTTCATTggttgaattattattttttatctattaaatcatagtttcttaattttgcttttaactaaaaaatctcattaatATTTGGTTCAATGGTTAACTAAGAGTTCATTAATACATTTATACTAGGGTTTGATTCCCAAAAAATGTAGATCAATGGTGCAAAGTTTATCGGAGGTATAGAATGCCGCACGCAGAGTCGTTCGTAGTGGTTTTGAGTTGCGGGAGTGACTATCATATTAGATTAAATATTTCTAGTGATGATGTAATAAgacgacaaaacaaaacaaaatagatacAGCTTTGATTGATCTAAGCagtatttgtttcatttaatAAAACCCCTTTAACATAGACGATCTAAAGATATAGCGGATTTGGGTGTAGGAAggacaaaaacatataattttagtttttatttgttcgTTCTTCACCCCGCTCTACCCCGCAAAGAACAATAGATTTTCTAGCTAGCCCAAGCATTAGCacgtttgtgtttgtgtacACCATTGTTCTTGAAGCTCTTGACTTTGTGTGACCGAGACTAAGTTTGTTTACTCCATCTAAAAACCATAACTATTACCTCTTcgcatctttgtttttgtgatgtttACTAAAGTCTAGATCATGGAAcagtaaacaaataaaagtctAATTGGTTACCGTGTGAGTCATGTGCTTGTTCGATTTATGAATCAAGTAGTCATTGAAGTAGTGCTTACCATGTTGTTATTGTACATCTATGTTAACATATAGttatagttaattattttatgattCCAATAATGTCAAGACATAAACATCTAGGAcgtgttattggtttatgactttgaaagagatttagggggtgttattggtttagTGACTTGAAATGTTACGAAGAAtcttgtgttattcaattaagattttataatacttttaacaaatcaaaatctaataacACTAAACTTTAACCGAGTcttataaaatcttaattgaataacacaagattttttataacatttcaAGTCAgtaaaaattcatataaatcACAAACTAATAACACCTCCCTAAATTCTCGAATATCATTTGTTAACTTCTAATAGTGACAAACTGACAATATAACTAATCACTAACCACTTgtactaaaatattttaatttttagctGTACCATTAATGAGCTTCATTTCtccattaatttttttaatttcagttttcataTTCGTTAAACTTTGGAATTAATATTGATTGCTATCAAAATCTACGTAAGAttactctctttgtttcttttttttatttaacatctAAAAACCTTTAATATGAATCAGATATACAAGACTACAAATACAACTAATGGTTTAtgtaacaaagaaaacaataaagcAAGTTATACGCTGTTTTCTTAGTCAAGTACTTCAACGTATTCATCATTTCCGTCAAATTTTTATGTGACTTTTTTGCTTGGaaataatcttctttttatctatGAAATATCAGTAACAAATACGAAAATCATATGCAGCAATCCATCTGTTACATCGCAAAACACTCAAATTGATCGAAACTCTCATGTAGACAAAGATATAATTGATCACATGTCGAAAGAGATATCATTGATCTTGGTTGTACTCAAAGCCCATTTAAATTTTGCagtatttgttttcaatggttgaattaatttttgttaggtATTAAATCATAGTTTCTTAATCTTTATGCTCTTAACTAAAAGATCTTATTaccaaaatgaataaaga includes:
- a CDS encoding Cysteine/Histidine-rich C1 domain family protein (Cysteine/Histidine-rich C1 domain family protein; FUNCTIONS IN: zinc ion binding; INVOLVED IN: intracellular signaling pathway; LOCATED IN: cellular_component unknown; EXPRESSED IN: 8 plant structures; EXPRESSED DURING: 4 anthesis, petal differentiation and expansion stage, D bilateral stage; CONTAINS InterPro DOMAIN/s: Protein kinase C-like, phorbol ester/diacylglycerol binding (InterPro:IPR002219), DC1 (InterPro:IPR004146), Zinc finger, PHD-type (InterPro:IPR001965), C1-like (InterPro:IPR011424); BEST Arabidopsis thaliana protein match is: Cysteine/Histidine-rich C1 domain family protein (TAIR:AT4G01930.1); Has 2063 Blast hits to 754 proteins in 51 species: Archae - 0; Bacteria - 0; Metazoa - 95; Fungi - 0; Plants - 1951; Viruses - 0; Other Eukaryotes - 17 (source: NCBI BLink).) — translated: MDSKGVVSLPLIHNHQMMPWNDLRKGDCCGHFEAISDGYYCKRCDFFVHKTCGDGVSEYIEHPSHPNHTLELCSNLRFHCDLCGRRTNYLSYYCEICGFIVDLHCAMYPPPEFIENSERHHHKLTLLKERIAAFDCDAKCGKISGNEFAYKCQECDLTFHVDCVWHPSEVYHPLEVNHSYHPSHPLKLHTGQRPDYSDGACRLCARKIDDRYFYHCSSCNFTLDMRCVLHPPQQSLLNLKAHDHQLTLLPRLDSFTCNACGLKGDRSPYVCFQCGFMIHQDCLSLPRLININRHDHRVSRTSVLGVVNSVCEVCHRKVDWTCGGFSCQRCSGYVVHSKCATNKDVWNGKELEGVPEETEDIKPFVVIDNNTIQHFSHKKHYLRLHVNGVLCDDKKRCRACTHPICLQSFYGCMDCDFILHQNCAGFPRKRWHVLHNERLTLVSYEYDFFQCQACNRFSNGFSYQYSGITFDVGCGSISEPFVHPSHPDHPLYYTLLDEETKSSCNGCNKSSYSVLRCIEDDCRFAICFKCATFPQVVKHRVDDHPLSLCFDKEASGKYWCDICEKETNPETWFYTCKDYRASLHIKCVLGDFSWLMPGSTIDLSELSKVVLNNSISRPFCSGCKMHCIFPIILKIVGTSDKYFCSIECAFG
- a CDS encoding uncharacterized protein (unknown protein; Has 35333 Blast hits to 34131 proteins in 2444 species: Archae - 798; Bacteria - 22429; Metazoa - 974; Fungi - 991; Plants - 531; Viruses - 0; Other Eukaryotes - 9610 (source: NCBI BLink).) — encoded protein: MDRPSKPLAFWFRLLRGSSSRWSPLTHVLISLFTKTELFKSVLFIQTSGSRSCLAYFTVQYVYYNSSWMIEPL
- a CDS encoding uncharacterized protein (unknown protein; Has 35333 Blast hits to 34131 proteins in 2444 species: Archae - 798; Bacteria - 22429; Metazoa - 974; Fungi - 991; Plants - 531; Viruses - 0; Other Eukaryotes - 9610 (source: NCBI BLink).), whose amino-acid sequence is MDRPSKPLAFWFRLLRGSSSRWSPLTHVLISLFTKTELFKSVLFIQTSGSRSCLAYFTVQFFHLWYYISRSKHRDLWPGIGYVDDNVLLRLHTELATMASSKHCSF